One genomic region from Gammaproteobacteria bacterium encodes:
- a CDS encoding isocitrate/isopropylmalate family dehydrogenase, which produces MSRTLTVVHGDGIGPEVMSATLSVLDAAGAGLDYDERLGGMAALERVNDPLPPATLDSIRANGVALKGPLTTPVGGGFRSINVAIRKEFDLYANVRPVRTFVPGGRYEDIDLVLIRENTEGLYVGVEHYIGMEGDPRAAAESVMIVTRFGAERICRYAFEYARRHGRRKVTLAHKANILKYTQGLFLDVGRELAGEYPDIEFEDRIIDATAMQLVLNPHAFDVLVMENMFGDIVSDLMAGLVGGLGMAPAGNIGRGVAMFEAVHGSAPDIAGQGIANPTALMLAACAMLDHIGQPETAARIRGALRQVLGRRETVTGDLGGSASTQEYAQAVIRALE; this is translated from the coding sequence ATGAGCCGGACCTTGACCGTCGTCCACGGAGACGGCATCGGCCCGGAGGTCATGTCCGCCACCCTGTCGGTGCTGGACGCGGCCGGCGCGGGACTCGACTACGACGAACGGCTGGGGGGGATGGCGGCGCTCGAGCGGGTGAACGATCCGCTGCCCCCGGCCACGCTCGACTCCATCCGGGCGAACGGGGTGGCGCTCAAGGGGCCGCTCACGACGCCGGTGGGCGGCGGGTTCCGGTCCATCAACGTCGCCATCCGCAAGGAATTCGACCTCTACGCCAACGTGCGGCCGGTGCGCACCTTCGTTCCCGGCGGGCGCTACGAGGACATCGATCTGGTCCTGATCCGCGAGAACACGGAGGGGCTTTACGTCGGGGTGGAGCACTACATCGGCATGGAGGGCGATCCCCGGGCCGCGGCCGAGTCGGTCATGATCGTGACCCGCTTCGGCGCGGAGCGCATCTGCCGCTACGCCTTCGAGTACGCCCGCCGGCATGGCCGCCGCAAGGTGACGCTGGCGCACAAGGCCAACATCCTCAAGTACACCCAGGGACTTTTCCTGGACGTGGGCAGGGAGCTGGCCGGCGAGTATCCGGACATCGAGTTCGAGGATCGCATCATCGACGCCACCGCGATGCAACTGGTGCTCAACCCGCACGCTTTCGACGTGCTCGTGATGGAAAACATGTTCGGCGACATCGTGAGCGACCTGATGGCCGGGCTGGTGGGCGGGCTGGGCATGGCCCCCGCCGGCAACATCGGCCGGGGCGTTGCGATGTTCGAGGCGGTCCACGGGTCGGCGCCGGACATTGCGGGACAGGGCATCGCCAACCCGACGGCTCTCATGCTGGCCGCGTGCGCCATGCTCGACCACATCGGCCAGCCGGAGACGGCCGCCCGCATCCGTGGGGCCCTGCGGCAGGTGCTGGGCCGGCGCGAGACGGTGACCGGCGACCTCGGCGGCAGCGCATCCACGCAGGAGTACGCGCAGGCGGTGATCCGGGCGCTGGAGTAG
- a CDS encoding OFA family MFS transporter, with protein MRVPRSVVVLFCTVLQLCLGTVYAWSFFQTMLVRDSGWTFSETAAAFSITIFCLGVSAAIAGQALPKVGPRALALAGSVLFSSGYLVASLALSLDSLWLFYLGYGVIGGAGIGMGYVTPVATAAKWYPDRKGLVTGIVVMGFGVGALLLSKGLAPLLVVGTEGDLAQVFLWLGIVFACILVPSSLFLSDPPEAPAPASGDGSRSPPPERVEPAAPYLRTSQFTIMWIVFFSNIAAGISVISFQSELLQEVWGLADPSLGPAMLAEYGATLIAVSSVCNGVGRLLWGSLCDRLGQVSVFRLLLASQMVVFGILMTESNPWIFSALVCYVLLCFGGGFATMPSFVVDVFGSKNMSKIYGTILTAWAAAGIIGPMYVGYLKDTYPDRAVMYCFLIGILLLGTGYVFSFLLDGDRVSLGRPTVKGTLRRYGVPVTEEG; from the coding sequence TGGGCACGGTATACGCGTGGAGCTTTTTCCAGACCATGCTGGTGCGCGACTCCGGCTGGACCTTTAGCGAGACCGCCGCCGCGTTCAGCATCACGATCTTCTGTCTGGGGGTGTCGGCGGCGATTGCGGGGCAGGCGCTCCCGAAGGTAGGGCCCAGGGCTCTCGCCCTGGCCGGCAGCGTCCTGTTCTCGAGCGGCTATCTGGTCGCCAGCCTCGCGCTGTCGCTGGATTCCCTGTGGCTCTTCTATCTGGGATACGGGGTGATCGGGGGTGCGGGCATCGGGATGGGTTACGTGACGCCGGTTGCGACCGCCGCGAAGTGGTACCCGGATCGCAAGGGACTGGTGACGGGCATCGTGGTGATGGGCTTCGGCGTCGGGGCACTCCTGCTGAGCAAGGGTCTGGCGCCTCTTCTCGTGGTCGGAACGGAAGGCGATCTCGCGCAGGTATTCCTGTGGCTGGGGATCGTGTTTGCCTGCATCCTGGTCCCGTCCAGCCTGTTTCTGAGCGATCCGCCGGAGGCCCCGGCGCCCGCGTCCGGGGACGGCTCGAGGTCGCCGCCGCCCGAGAGGGTGGAGCCGGCCGCGCCCTACCTGCGCACTTCCCAGTTCACGATCATGTGGATCGTGTTCTTCTCCAACATCGCGGCCGGCATCTCCGTGATCAGCTTCCAGTCCGAGCTCCTGCAGGAGGTCTGGGGGCTGGCCGACCCGTCCCTCGGTCCCGCGATGCTGGCCGAATACGGCGCCACGCTCATCGCTGTGAGTTCGGTCTGCAACGGCGTCGGACGACTCCTGTGGGGCTCTCTCTGCGACCGCCTGGGACAGGTCAGCGTGTTCCGCCTTCTCCTCGCCAGCCAGATGGTGGTTTTCGGCATCCTCATGACCGAGTCCAACCCCTGGATCTTCTCCGCCCTCGTCTGTTACGTGCTCCTCTGCTTCGGCGGAGGATTCGCCACCATGCCGTCGTTCGTCGTGGACGTCTTCGGCTCGAAGAACATGTCCAAGATCTACGGCACGATCCTCACCGCGTGGGCCGCCGCCGGGATCATCGGCCCGATGTACGTGGGCTATCTGAAGGACACGTATCCCGACCGGGCGGTCATGTACTGCTTCCTGATCGGCATCCTGCTGCTGGGTACGGGATACGTCTTCTCGTTCCTGCTGGATGGCGACCGGGTCAGCCTGGGCCGCCCGACCGTGAAGGGCACGCTGCGCCGTTACGGGGTGCCGGTGACGGAGGAGGGGTAG